Proteins encoded by one window of Microcoleus sp. FACHB-68:
- a CDS encoding nitrate ABC transporter ATP-binding protein (This model describes the ATP binding subunits of ATP-binding cassette (ABC) transporters for nitrate transport, or for bicarbonate transport, in bacteria and archaea.), whose amino-acid sequence MQSLSSSSLTQTSQLSPQSSTREPFLVIENVSKIYPTPKGPYSVVEDVNLTVYEGEFVCLIGHSGCGKSTLLNMVAGFLKPSEGEVKLRGSLITKPGPDRMMVFQNYSLLPWKTAFENVALGVKSAYPDKSKAERAAIVEEHLALVGLTESANKRPSQLSGGMKQRVAIARALAIRPQVLILDEPFGALDAITKEELQEELLQIWREFGVTILMITHDIDEALFLADRLVMMTNGPAANIGEVLEIPFARPRNRASIMEDPRYYDLRNHALDFLFNRFAHSEEEPAAQSQPVTSKPASKALALKASAALGLTTVAAVAGLSLMRSLSTSRSAQQMPATQPVATSPTPVATPTQPVVSATPEVKNLAITDAAELADLKQKLYDQIDKNWQQIPTFQENLVYSVKVKKDGEIVSYESVNQAAKDYLQETPFPTLVKSTENKAGGTPQEPFAQYKVVLNPAGMLEVNAQ is encoded by the coding sequence ATGCAATCCCTATCTAGCTCCTCTTTAACTCAAACCTCACAACTGTCACCTCAAAGCTCAACCCGTGAGCCGTTTTTGGTTATTGAGAACGTCTCTAAAATTTACCCAACGCCGAAAGGGCCGTATTCAGTCGTGGAAGATGTCAACCTCACCGTTTATGAGGGTGAATTTGTCTGCCTGATCGGTCACTCTGGCTGTGGTAAATCAACCCTGCTGAATATGGTTGCCGGCTTCCTCAAGCCAAGTGAGGGAGAGGTGAAACTGCGGGGATCGCTGATCACCAAACCCGGCCCAGACAGGATGATGGTGTTTCAAAATTACTCGCTGCTGCCTTGGAAGACTGCGTTTGAGAATGTCGCCTTAGGCGTGAAATCGGCGTATCCTGACAAAAGCAAAGCTGAAAGAGCGGCTATTGTTGAGGAACACTTGGCGCTGGTTGGATTGACAGAATCGGCAAACAAGCGCCCTAGTCAGCTTTCGGGGGGGATGAAGCAGCGGGTGGCGATCGCACGGGCGTTGGCGATTCGGCCTCAAGTTTTGATTCTGGATGAACCGTTTGGGGCGTTAGATGCCATCACTAAGGAAGAGTTGCAAGAAGAACTGCTGCAAATTTGGCGCGAGTTTGGGGTAACGATCTTGATGATCACCCATGATATTGATGAGGCGCTGTTTTTGGCAGACCGGCTCGTGATGATGACCAATGGCCCAGCGGCGAATATTGGCGAAGTGTTAGAAATTCCCTTTGCTCGTCCGAGAAACCGGGCCAGCATCATGGAAGACCCGCGCTACTACGATTTGCGTAACCATGCTTTAGATTTCCTCTTCAATAGGTTTGCCCACAGCGAGGAAGAACCGGCAGCACAATCGCAGCCAGTCACCTCGAAACCAGCTTCAAAAGCTCTAGCACTCAAAGCTTCAGCCGCCTTGGGGCTGACGACGGTTGCGGCTGTGGCTGGGTTAAGTTTGATGCGCTCGCTTTCCACCTCAAGAAGTGCTCAGCAGATGCCGGCGACGCAACCCGTTGCAACGTCTCCAACTCCAGTTGCTACTCCCACACAGCCGGTTGTGAGCGCAACACCAGAGGTGAAGAATCTAGCCATTACAGATGCGGCTGAACTGGCAGATTTGAAGCAAAAGCTTTACGACCAAATTGACAAAAATTGGCAGCAGATTCCAACCTTTCAAGAAAATTTAGTTTACTCGGTTAAGGTTAAAAAAGATGGGGAGATTGTCAGCTACGAATCTGTCAATCAAGCTGCAAAGGACTATCTTCAAGAAACTCCTTTTCCAACTTTAGTCAAGTCTACAGAAAATAAAGCCGGTGGCACTCCCCAAGAACCGTTTGCTCAGTACAAAGTTGTGCTGAACCCGGCGGGAATGCTAGAGGTGAATGCTCAATAA
- a CDS encoding nitrate ABC transporter ATP-binding protein (This model describes the ATP binding subunits of ATP-binding cassette (ABC) transporters for nitrate transport, or for bicarbonate transport, in bacteria and archaea.), whose translation MSVFVEVDHIDKAFPLPDGSSYVALKNIELKIKQGEFISLIGHSGCGKSTLLNIVAGLDRASKGGVILEGREVKGPGPDRMVVFQNYSLLPWLSVRENIALAVNRVFKDSPKGERRGIIEKHIDLVGLRHAADKRPGELSGGMKQRVAIARALAIRPKLLLLDEPFGALDALTRGGLQERLMEICEESRVTCIMVTHDVDEALLLSDRIVMLTNGPESHIGQILDIPIPRPRHRMEVVNHPNYYALRNEIIYFLNQQKRDKRRKAKQPAAVAIARHGLEKVNLDIGFIPLTDCAPLVVAKEKGFFKKHGLEDVNLSREPSWKAISEGVATGRLDAAQMVAAMPLSMTLGLGLTRPVPMVTALVLARNGNAITLSKQLYQQGVRTLADLKAAVTQSVDKVHTLGMVHPASMHNLMLRYWLAAGGIDPDRDVNLTVIPPPQMVANLKAGNIDGYCVGEPWNSRAVYEDLGFVVATDLDIWPGHPEKVLGMREEWVNQHPQTHIALVKALLEACEYCDDRRNREEILGWLCQPQYVGSAPEYTRPGFIDPYNLGAGQKPQSYPRFNQFHIEQTNCPGRVEGLWILTQLARWGITPFPKNWLEILERVRRVDLYGEAARQLGWPDTEPDRECFQLFDSMVFNPDDPIGYLNKLTIRREIRIEEIIIDTPTTEAA comes from the coding sequence ATGTCTGTATTTGTAGAAGTCGATCACATTGATAAAGCCTTTCCCCTGCCCGATGGAAGCAGCTACGTTGCCCTCAAAAATATTGAACTGAAAATAAAACAGGGAGAATTTATTTCCTTAATCGGCCACTCCGGCTGCGGAAAATCGACCCTGCTCAATATCGTTGCCGGCTTAGATCGGGCAAGCAAAGGCGGCGTCATCTTAGAAGGCAGAGAAGTCAAAGGGCCAGGGCCAGACCGCATGGTTGTCTTTCAGAATTACTCCCTGCTGCCTTGGCTGAGTGTGCGCGAAAACATCGCCCTGGCAGTCAATCGAGTATTCAAGGATAGCCCCAAAGGAGAACGCCGGGGCATTATCGAAAAGCATATCGACCTCGTAGGACTGCGACACGCTGCCGATAAGCGACCTGGTGAACTATCAGGCGGGATGAAACAGCGCGTCGCCATCGCCCGCGCTTTGGCGATTCGTCCCAAACTGCTGCTATTAGATGAACCCTTTGGTGCCTTGGATGCCTTGACGCGGGGAGGACTGCAAGAACGGTTGATGGAAATTTGTGAGGAAAGCCGAGTCACCTGCATCATGGTCACACATGATGTGGATGAAGCGTTGCTGCTGTCTGACCGGATCGTGATGCTCACCAATGGGCCAGAATCTCACATTGGCCAGATTTTAGACATTCCGATCCCCCGTCCCCGTCACCGCATGGAGGTTGTCAACCATCCGAATTACTACGCCTTGCGGAATGAAATTATCTACTTCCTGAACCAGCAGAAGCGCGATAAACGCCGCAAAGCCAAGCAACCGGCAGCCGTGGCAATTGCGCGGCATGGGTTAGAAAAAGTTAATTTAGACATCGGTTTTATTCCCCTAACAGATTGTGCGCCTTTGGTGGTGGCCAAAGAAAAAGGCTTCTTTAAAAAGCATGGTTTAGAAGACGTTAACCTCAGCCGCGAACCGAGTTGGAAAGCCATTAGCGAAGGAGTGGCGACGGGTCGCTTAGATGCTGCCCAGATGGTCGCTGCCATGCCCTTATCGATGACCTTGGGGTTGGGATTGACAAGGCCGGTGCCGATGGTTACTGCCCTCGTTCTCGCCCGCAACGGCAACGCAATTACCCTCAGTAAGCAGTTATATCAGCAAGGCGTTCGCACCCTTGCTGATCTTAAAGCGGCTGTTACCCAATCCGTTGACAAAGTTCATACATTAGGCATGGTGCATCCCGCCTCAATGCACAACCTGATGCTGCGTTACTGGCTGGCTGCCGGCGGCATCGATCCTGACCGAGACGTAAATCTCACGGTGATCCCGCCACCACAAATGGTTGCTAACCTGAAAGCCGGCAACATTGACGGTTATTGTGTGGGCGAACCCTGGAATTCTCGCGCTGTCTATGAAGATTTGGGCTTCGTCGTCGCCACTGACCTTGATATTTGGCCGGGACATCCAGAGAAAGTGTTGGGTATGCGTGAGGAGTGGGTCAATCAACACCCTCAAACTCATATCGCCCTCGTCAAAGCTTTGCTAGAAGCTTGCGAGTATTGCGACGACCGGCGCAACCGGGAAGAAATTTTAGGGTGGCTATGTCAGCCCCAATATGTCGGTTCCGCACCCGAATACACCCGCCCCGGTTTTATCGATCCCTACAACTTGGGTGCCGGCCAAAAACCGCAATCCTACCCCCGCTTCAACCAATTCCATATTGAACAAACCAACTGCCCTGGACGAGTTGAGGGGTTGTGGATTTTAACCCAGCTAGCGCGTTGGGGCATTACTCCGTTCCCCAAAAACTGGCTCGAAATCTTAGAACGAGTGCGCCGGGTCGATCTCTACGGTGAAGCCGCCCGTCAGTTGGGATGGCCCGATACCGAACCCGACCGGGAGTGCTTCCAACTGTTTGACAGTATGGTTTTCAACCCCGACGATCCCATCGGCTATCTCAACAAGCTGACTATCCGCCGCGAAATTCGCATCGAAGAAATCATCATTGATACCCCAACAACCGAAGCAGCCTAA
- the ntrB gene encoding nitrate ABC transporter permease: MTANISRNGRFTTSQNPITKYFGKNSKKVLRPLVALIVILVIWQIVCPAGSKGLPGPMQVIAETWNPYIINPFFDNGGTDKGLALQIFASLQRVAIGFSLSAIVGIALGILIGVNKLLYQALDPIFQVLRTIPPLAWLPISLAAFQQSNPSAIFVIFITAIWPIIINTTVGVQQLPQDYRNVSRVLQLSGPEYFFNILFPATVPYIFTGLRIGIGLSWLAIIAAEMLVGGVGIGFFIWDAYNNSLLSQIIIALIYVGVVGLLLDRFIAYIASIVVPAEQKQG; this comes from the coding sequence ATGACCGCCAACATTAGCAGAAATGGACGCTTCACAACTTCGCAAAATCCCATTACTAAATATTTTGGAAAAAACTCTAAGAAAGTTCTTCGACCACTGGTTGCCCTCATCGTTATTCTGGTAATTTGGCAAATCGTTTGTCCTGCCGGCTCAAAAGGATTGCCAGGGCCGATGCAAGTAATTGCAGAAACTTGGAACCCGTATATTATTAACCCTTTCTTTGACAACGGCGGCACCGACAAAGGCTTAGCCTTGCAAATCTTCGCCTCCCTGCAGCGGGTAGCTATCGGATTCTCCTTGTCTGCCATCGTGGGAATTGCTTTAGGAATTTTAATCGGCGTTAATAAACTTCTCTATCAAGCCCTCGATCCGATTTTTCAAGTTTTGCGAACCATTCCGCCCTTAGCTTGGCTGCCGATTTCTCTTGCGGCTTTTCAACAAAGTAATCCTTCCGCTATTTTTGTCATATTTATTACCGCAATCTGGCCGATTATTATCAACACAACGGTCGGAGTCCAGCAATTACCTCAAGACTATCGAAATGTTTCCAGAGTCTTGCAATTATCCGGCCCGGAATACTTCTTTAACATTCTGTTTCCTGCTACAGTTCCCTACATCTTCACAGGCTTAAGAATCGGTATCGGCTTATCGTGGCTGGCAATTATCGCAGCAGAAATGCTAGTCGGGGGCGTAGGCATTGGCTTCTTTATCTGGGATGCCTACAACAACTCCTTACTCAGCCAAATTATCATCGCCCTAATTTACGTCGGAGTCGTCGGACTGCTACTGGATCGGTTCATCGCCTATATTGCCTCAATCGTCGTGCCGGCAGAACAAAAACAAGGTTAA